The sequence below is a genomic window from Larimichthys crocea isolate SSNF unplaced genomic scaffold, L_crocea_2.0 scaffold220, whole genome shotgun sequence.
TGCAGCGGGGACGTGATCGCGCTGACCCGCCAGGTGCTGAAGGGCTCCCGCAGCCAGGAGGTGAGACGGCACGCGCGCTTTAACCCCGCTGTGACAGCTTCAGCACGACGCGCCCGCGAACCAACGCTAAGAGAACGGAAGCGGAAGCACAGCCAGAACGGCCGTGttgttttcagaataaaagcatgtcAAGCACATCCGACGTTAATCCCTTTGACTTTATCTGTAGGgatttaattttgaaaattgaGCTTCAGGCATTATTTTTTGTTAACTTGACACTGCTAGCTAACACTGTAATTTAGCTAAACCTGCTCGATTAAGGCTATAACTCGACAGAAGCTATGAAAATACAgctaaatattaatattgacATCTTATTTTTATGACAAACAAAGCTTCCTAAGCTCACTTCTCCCCAACATTCCCGCGTCAGACAAACTGTCCAGGTAAAACGTCACAGTTTTACCGCTTTTCTCTGATTCTGTGAGtttctgtcacagtttgaaGCTTTGAGGAGGAAACAGTGACATGTCTGTACTGTTTTCTGTGAGTTGGTATTAAAATAATCAGTGCTGTTAACGTCTCTTTCAGCTTCTTGGTCAAGCAGCAAGAAATATGGTCATTCAGGAGGACGCCATCTTGCACTCTGAGGATGtgagtataaacacacacacacacacacacacacacacataacactaTGGAGTCAGAGGTAaagtcactgtttgtgtttgtgtggtctACAAGATGGCATAAGTCAATCTTTCATTTGTCTTATAGAGTCTGAGGAAAATGTCCATCATCACCACACACCTACAGTACCAGTGAGTATCAAGCAGCTGCCTATGAGCACTAATATGTCAAACTCATTCATATCGCTTTAGTTCAAACtactaactgtctgtctgtgtgtctgtctgtctgtgtgtctgcctgtctgtctgtcaggcagGAGGCCATCCAGAAGAAGTAAGTCTAAACTCTTGTTTCAGTTACGCTGCAGTACAAGCAGCTGACTTCACTACATCAGCAGAAAGTCAGAACACCACGTGTTGACATGCATGTGACGTGCACTGACTCTCCTGCATTTGCTCATTCTCGTCCTCCAGTGTGGAACACTCTAAAAACCTGCAGGACCAGCTGAGACACCTGCTGAAGTGACCCCGCCGCCTCCTTCACCTCCAGCCTCAGGGTGGGCCGGGGGGGGGCTGTGTGTAACGTTGGGCCACATGCATGTGGATCTGTCATGTTTGGACTTTAACAGCTGGGACTGTTTTGGGAGTGATGTGTTGCTCTggatcaaacacaaacacttaaacTGTGTTTAAGGTCTTTCTGCAAAGCAGCAAACAtggaacatgttttttttttagttatgtaaaatgtttgatCAATTGTATtacattaatttattaaatgcCTTGTCTACATCATCCTGACTCCTCATGATGTCACTCtgtgaatcaaatcaaacagcaCAAAACTTTTGAGTCATAGTGTCACAGACCTGTACTGAAGCATAACATCCTTGAG
It includes:
- the borcs7 gene encoding BLOC-1-related complex subunit 7 — encoded protein: MASAESQPRFGQSVKGLLSDKVGSCSGDVIALTRQVLKGSRSQELLGQAARNMVIQEDAILHSEDSLRKMSIITTHLQYQQEAIQKNVEHSKNLQDQLRHLLK